A window from Streptomyces sp. NBC_00271 encodes these proteins:
- the tdh gene encoding L-threonine 3-dehydrogenase: protein MKALVKEKAEPGLWLTDVPEPEIGPGDVLIKVLRTGICGTDLHIRNWDGWAQQAIRTPLVLGHEFVGEVVETGRDVADIKAGDRVSGEGHLVCGKCRNCLAGRRHLCRATVGLGVGRDGAFAEYVALPAANVWVHRVPVDLDVAAIFDPFGNAVHTALSFPLVGEDVLITGAGPIGLMAAAVARHAGARNVVITDVSEERLDLARKIGVSLALNVAESTIADGQRALGLREGFDIGLEMSGRPEAMRDMIANMTHGGRIAMLGLPAEEFPVDWSRIVTSMITIKGIYGREMFETWYAMSVLLEGGLDLAPVITGRYGYRDYEAAFADAASGRGGKVILDWSA from the coding sequence TTGAAGGCGCTGGTCAAGGAGAAGGCGGAGCCCGGGCTCTGGTTGACGGACGTCCCGGAACCGGAGATCGGCCCCGGCGACGTACTGATCAAGGTCCTCAGGACCGGGATCTGCGGCACCGACCTGCACATCCGCAACTGGGACGGCTGGGCGCAGCAGGCCATCCGCACGCCGCTCGTCCTCGGCCACGAGTTCGTCGGAGAGGTCGTCGAGACGGGCCGCGACGTCGCCGACATCAAGGCGGGCGACCGCGTGAGCGGCGAGGGCCACCTCGTGTGCGGCAAGTGCCGCAACTGCCTGGCCGGGCGCCGCCACCTGTGCCGTGCCACGGTCGGCCTGGGCGTCGGCCGCGACGGCGCGTTCGCCGAGTACGTGGCCCTGCCCGCCGCCAACGTGTGGGTGCACCGCGTCCCGGTCGACCTCGACGTCGCCGCGATCTTCGACCCGTTCGGCAACGCCGTGCACACGGCGCTGTCCTTCCCCCTGGTCGGCGAGGACGTCCTCATCACGGGCGCGGGCCCGATCGGTCTGATGGCCGCGGCCGTGGCCCGGCACGCGGGTGCCCGCAACGTCGTCATCACCGACGTCAGCGAGGAGCGCCTCGACCTCGCCCGCAAGATCGGCGTCAGCCTCGCGCTGAACGTCGCGGAGTCGACCATCGCCGACGGACAGCGCGCCCTCGGCCTGCGCGAGGGCTTCGACATCGGCCTGGAGATGTCCGGCCGCCCCGAGGCCATGCGCGACATGATCGCCAACATGACGCACGGCGGCCGGATCGCGATGCTCGGCCTGCCCGCCGAGGAGTTCCCGGTCGACTGGTCCCGGATCGTCACCTCCATGATCACGATCAAGGGCATCTACGGCCGTGAGATGTTCGAGACCTGGTACGCGATGTCCGTCCTCCTCGAAGGCGGCCTCGACCTCGCGCCGGTCATCACCGGCCGCTACGGCTACCGCGACTACGAGGCGGCCTTCGCGGACGCCGCGAGCGGCCGCGGCGGCAAGGTCATCCTCGACTGGAGCGCGTGA
- a CDS encoding glycine C-acetyltransferase, with amino-acid sequence MFDSVRDDLRTTLDEIRAAGLHKPERVIGTPQSATVSVTAGGRPGEVLNFCANNYLGLADHPEVVSAAHAALDRWGYGMASVRFICGTQEVHKELEARLSAFLGQEDTILYSSCFDANGGVFETLLGAEDAVISDALNHASIIDGIRLSKARRFRYANRDMADLEAQLKEASDARRRLIVTDGVFSMDGYVAPLKEICDLADRYDAMVMVDDSHAVGFVGPGGRGTPELHGVMDRVDIITGTLGKALGGASGGYVAARAEIVALLRQRSRPYLFSNTLAPVIAAASLKVLDLLESADDLRIRLAENTALFRSRMTAEGFDILPGDHAIAPVMIGDASVAGRMAELLLERGVYVIGFSYPVVPQGQARIRVQLSAAHSTQDVNRAVDAFVSARAELEG; translated from the coding sequence ATGTTCGACTCCGTGCGCGACGACCTCCGCACCACCCTCGACGAGATCCGCGCCGCCGGTCTGCACAAGCCCGAGCGCGTCATCGGCACCCCGCAGTCCGCGACCGTGAGCGTCACCGCGGGCGGCCGCCCCGGCGAGGTCCTCAACTTCTGCGCGAACAACTACCTCGGCCTCGCCGACCACCCCGAGGTCGTCTCCGCCGCCCACGCGGCCCTGGACCGCTGGGGCTACGGCATGGCGTCCGTCCGCTTCATCTGCGGTACGCAGGAGGTGCACAAGGAGCTGGAAGCGCGCCTGTCCGCGTTCCTCGGCCAGGAGGACACGATCCTCTACTCCTCCTGCTTCGACGCCAACGGCGGCGTCTTCGAGACCCTCCTCGGCGCCGAGGACGCGGTCATCTCCGACGCCCTCAACCACGCCTCGATCATCGACGGCATCCGCCTCTCCAAGGCTCGCCGCTTCCGGTACGCCAACCGCGACATGGCCGACCTGGAGGCCCAGCTCAAGGAGGCGTCCGACGCGCGCCGCCGGCTGATCGTCACCGACGGCGTCTTCTCGATGGACGGCTATGTCGCGCCCCTGAAGGAGATCTGCGACCTCGCCGACCGCTACGACGCCATGGTCATGGTCGACGACTCGCACGCCGTCGGCTTCGTCGGCCCCGGTGGCCGCGGCACCCCCGAGCTGCACGGTGTCATGGACCGCGTCGACATCATCACCGGCACCCTCGGCAAGGCGCTCGGCGGCGCCTCCGGCGGCTATGTCGCCGCTCGCGCCGAGATCGTCGCGCTGCTGCGCCAGCGCTCGCGCCCGTACCTCTTCTCGAACACGCTCGCCCCGGTGATCGCGGCGGCCTCCCTGAAGGTGCTCGACCTGCTGGAGTCGGCCGACGACCTGCGTATCCGCCTCGCGGAGAACACCGCGCTGTTCCGTTCCCGGATGACCGCGGAGGGCTTCGACATCCTCCCCGGTGACCACGCGATCGCCCCCGTCATGATCGGTGACGCGTCCGTCGCCGGACGTATGGCCGAGCTCCTCCTGGAGCGCGGCGTCTACGTGATCGGCTTCTCCTACCCGGTCGTCCCGCAGGGCCAGGCCCGGATCCGGGTCCAGCTCTCGGCCGCGCACTCGACGCAGGACGTGAACCGGGCGGTCGACGCGTTCGTGTCCGCCCGCGCGGAGCTCGAGGGCTGA
- a CDS encoding LysR family transcriptional regulator, which produces MIEARRLHILRAVADHRTVTAAAAALYLTPSAVSQQLTALEQETGHRLVERGAKGVRLTPAGEILLSHTNEVLAQLERAEAELAAYSAGSAGTVTVASFATGIGLVVAPALARLARTAPGIHVRVQDAEGDASLPMVLDRLVDIAVAVEYRGAPDADDPRLTPVALYAEPFDAVVPLGHRLADATEVPLAELAKDPWIGPYPGNPCHDVVVLACENAGFQPRLEHSSDDFRAVVALASADAGVALVPRSALRGMDLTGVLVRPVDGVAPTRRVFAAVRRGAEGHPLIRPVLDALAEAATVD; this is translated from the coding sequence ATGATCGAAGCGCGGCGGCTCCACATCCTCCGTGCGGTGGCCGACCACCGCACGGTCACGGCGGCGGCCGCCGCGCTCTATCTCACCCCCTCGGCCGTCTCCCAACAGCTGACCGCGCTGGAGCAGGAGACCGGCCACCGGCTCGTCGAGCGCGGCGCCAAGGGCGTACGGCTGACTCCGGCCGGCGAGATCCTGCTCAGCCACACCAACGAGGTGCTGGCCCAACTGGAGCGCGCCGAGGCGGAGTTGGCCGCCTACAGTGCGGGTTCGGCGGGCACGGTCACCGTCGCCTCCTTTGCGACCGGCATCGGCCTGGTGGTGGCTCCCGCGCTGGCCCGCCTCGCCCGCACGGCACCCGGCATCCACGTCCGCGTCCAGGACGCCGAGGGCGACGCCAGTCTGCCGATGGTGCTCGACCGGCTGGTCGACATCGCGGTCGCCGTCGAGTACCGGGGCGCCCCGGACGCGGACGACCCGCGCCTGACCCCCGTAGCCCTGTACGCCGAGCCCTTCGACGCGGTCGTCCCGCTCGGTCACCGGCTCGCCGACGCCACCGAGGTCCCGCTCGCCGAGCTGGCCAAGGACCCGTGGATCGGCCCGTACCCCGGCAACCCCTGCCATGACGTGGTCGTCCTGGCCTGCGAGAACGCCGGATTCCAACCCCGCCTCGAACACTCCTCCGACGACTTCCGGGCCGTCGTAGCCCTCGCCTCGGCCGACGCGGGTGTCGCCCTGGTGCCTCGTTCCGCCCTGCGCGGCATGGACCTCACGGGCGTGCTGGTCCGACCGGTCGACGGCGTCGCGCCCACGCGCCGAGTCTTCGCGGCCGTACGCCGGGGCGCGGAGGGGCATCCGCTGATCCGCCCGGTGCTGGATGCGCTGGCGGAAGCCGCGACGGTGGACTGA